In a single window of the Terriglobus roseus genome:
- a CDS encoding BlaI/MecI/CopY family transcriptional regulator: MSAATVSKSVDKQALTPLELEIMQVLWSAGPSTASEVVPQLAGNLAYNTVQTMLQVLLRKGRVKRVAEGRAYRYRAAVTRERAAGSAISDLVKRMFGGSAEAMLLAMVDAGQVGAEDLQRARKALQAAEKNAEAAAKEARG, from the coding sequence ATGTCTGCAGCCACCGTAAGTAAGTCAGTCGATAAGCAGGCGCTCACGCCGCTTGAACTTGAGATCATGCAGGTCTTGTGGTCGGCCGGGCCCAGCACGGCCTCAGAGGTGGTGCCGCAACTGGCTGGAAACCTTGCTTACAACACCGTGCAGACGATGCTGCAGGTGCTCCTGCGCAAGGGCCGCGTGAAGCGCGTGGCGGAGGGGCGGGCTTATCGCTATCGAGCAGCGGTGACGCGCGAACGCGCCGCAGGATCTGCGATCAGTGATCTTGTGAAGCGCATGTTCGGCGGATCTGCTGAGGCGATGCTGCTGGCGATGGTGGACGCCGGGCAGGTGGGTGCGGAGGATCTTCAGCGCGCACGCAAGGCGCTGCAGGCTGCAGAAAAGAATGCAGAGGCGGCGGCGAAAGAGGCCCGGGGATGA
- a CDS encoding M56 family metallopeptidase: protein MTGPDMGGMHLLYAFWTGVGFAMEQDVAAFALHALWQVPLLACAAAMAVRIGRPHVRVAHVLWVVTLAMCVLVPFASTVLAQRAAVAASRDATAIVVTDGVSVEFGDLPPMQRQPVWKLAFERHILSRTPFAFTLSPRIARSITMVYAVVLLVFASRLIMGWRRTRSLVRAENTQPLPSSIAQALHRQCDAIGCEAPLAALTADLPGPALAGVLRPTLLMPVASAAEMSSSEIEAVLAHELAHLRRGDPVLHAACSLLLLPVGFHPAALWTARRVRQTREMACDAEAAERLGSASGYAHALLQVAERSGGLSGVPAGLGLFGLGFFGLGLFDSEVRPRGGYRAALRGGRLQHGRRPATAGLPLFGVAGAMEERMQTMMKLNPPETGAKRALRGVAAVGLGAIVVMAAAMVQVQPALARSQEATPLASTVTADAPRLLGGEHAQQQLQNARRQLADAQKSASSDVERKKLATAQAVIATAEQQLAAASGPAARQVVFNLTELKDVKLDPQLRTQLEALKDLKIDPKDAEKIRADAERMRAQFDSPEFKARMEKVRAEAERMRSQFESPEFKERMQKQRAEAERMRAQFESPEFKAQLEKQRAEAERMRAEFESPEFKAKIQAQLESGRRQVEEARRLMARNEMPPMSGEPAGAMASGQDATKPRKIDPGIMAGQVLNKVQPKYPQSAKDAHVSGAVVLHAIIDETGKVEQLAVISSPDKDLSESALDAVRQWTYRPYLLNGQPMSVETTITVNFSFAAEVVWPGRPSTLREVPVLLTRVDPVMPNEARQRLYSDGLVTLRVQIGSTGKVDAVQAMTSPDPPLSTAAIDAVKQWTFRPAVGNGVPVATDTLVKVNSAIL, encoded by the coding sequence ATGACCGGCCCGGATATGGGCGGGATGCATCTGCTGTACGCCTTTTGGACGGGGGTGGGATTTGCCATGGAGCAGGACGTTGCAGCCTTCGCGCTGCATGCGTTGTGGCAGGTTCCATTACTGGCGTGCGCTGCGGCAATGGCTGTTCGCATTGGTCGGCCGCATGTTCGCGTGGCGCATGTGTTGTGGGTTGTAACGCTGGCCATGTGCGTCCTGGTCCCGTTCGCATCGACGGTGCTTGCGCAACGTGCTGCGGTGGCTGCCTCACGAGACGCCACGGCGATTGTGGTGACCGATGGTGTCAGCGTCGAGTTCGGTGACTTGCCGCCAATGCAGCGGCAACCCGTGTGGAAGCTGGCTTTTGAGCGACACATCTTATCGCGCACGCCGTTCGCCTTTACGCTTTCACCGCGTATTGCGCGAAGCATCACGATGGTCTACGCAGTGGTGTTGCTGGTATTTGCTTCGCGTCTCATCATGGGATGGCGACGTACGCGATCGCTGGTTCGTGCCGAAAACACGCAGCCATTACCGTCATCGATTGCGCAAGCACTCCACAGGCAGTGCGACGCGATCGGTTGTGAGGCGCCGCTTGCTGCTCTGACGGCAGATCTTCCAGGGCCGGCACTGGCGGGAGTGTTACGGCCCACGCTCTTGATGCCGGTTGCTTCTGCGGCGGAGATGTCATCTTCCGAGATCGAGGCAGTCCTGGCCCACGAACTCGCGCATCTGCGGCGGGGTGATCCCGTGTTGCATGCTGCGTGTTCGTTGTTGTTGTTGCCGGTTGGCTTCCATCCTGCGGCGCTGTGGACAGCCCGACGAGTTCGACAGACGCGTGAGATGGCGTGCGACGCGGAAGCGGCCGAGAGGTTGGGTTCGGCGAGCGGCTATGCGCACGCACTGCTGCAGGTAGCGGAACGATCCGGTGGTCTGAGCGGTGTGCCTGCGGGGCTAGGACTGTTCGGCCTCGGCTTCTTCGGATTGGGTTTGTTTGACAGCGAAGTTCGCCCCCGTGGCGGATACCGGGCGGCCCTTCGCGGCGGTCGCCTGCAACACGGCAGGAGGCCTGCGACGGCGGGCCTCCCACTGTTCGGCGTGGCAGGAGCCATGGAGGAACGTATGCAGACGATGATGAAATTGAATCCGCCGGAAACCGGTGCGAAGCGCGCCCTGCGTGGCGTTGCGGCGGTAGGTCTCGGTGCGATTGTTGTGATGGCGGCAGCGATGGTGCAGGTGCAGCCCGCGCTGGCACGCTCGCAGGAGGCGACACCACTCGCTTCAACTGTGACTGCGGACGCACCGCGCCTGCTTGGCGGGGAACATGCACAACAGCAATTGCAGAACGCGCGCCGTCAACTGGCCGATGCGCAGAAGAGTGCATCTTCCGATGTAGAGCGTAAGAAGCTGGCAACGGCGCAGGCGGTGATCGCTACCGCGGAGCAGCAGCTTGCGGCGGCCAGCGGCCCTGCTGCGCGTCAGGTCGTTTTCAATCTGACGGAACTGAAAGATGTAAAGCTCGACCCGCAGTTGCGTACACAACTGGAGGCGCTGAAGGATCTGAAGATCGACCCGAAGGACGCCGAGAAGATCCGCGCTGACGCCGAGCGCATGCGTGCGCAGTTCGATTCGCCTGAATTTAAAGCTCGTATGGAGAAGGTGCGTGCGGAAGCAGAGCGTATGCGTTCGCAGTTTGAATCGCCTGAGTTCAAGGAACGAATGCAGAAGCAGCGTGCGGAAGCAGAGCGCATGCGCGCACAGTTTGAATCGCCGGAGTTCAAAGCGCAGCTTGAGAAGCAGCGCGCTGAGGCGGAGCGCATGCGCGCAGAATTCGAATCTCCTGAGTTCAAGGCGAAGATCCAGGCACAACTCGAGTCAGGTCGCAGGCAGGTGGAAGAGGCAAGGCGCTTGATGGCTCGAAACGAGATGCCGCCGATGTCCGGGGAGCCAGCCGGGGCAATGGCCTCCGGCCAGGATGCGACCAAGCCTCGGAAGATTGATCCAGGCATCATGGCCGGGCAGGTTCTCAACAAGGTCCAGCCGAAGTATCCGCAGAGTGCGAAGGATGCGCATGTCTCTGGCGCGGTCGTGCTGCACGCCATCATCGACGAGACGGGTAAGGTGGAGCAGCTCGCCGTGATCAGTTCGCCGGATAAGGATCTTTCAGAGTCAGCTCTGGATGCTGTCCGCCAGTGGACCTACCGGCCTTACCTGTTGAACGGTCAGCCGATGTCGGTGGAGACCACCATCACGGTCAACTTCTCGTTTGCCGCAGAAGTCGTCTGGCCCGGCCGACCATCGACACTGCGGGAAGTTCCCGTACTGCTGACGCGCGTCGACCCGGTCATGCCGAATGAGGCACGTCAGCGCCTTTACTCGGATGGTCTGGTGACGTTGCGCGTTCAGATAGGGAGCACGGGCAAGGTGGATGCCGTGCAGGCGATGACGTCGCCGGATCCGCCTCTGTCGACTGCCGCGATCGATGCAGTGAAGCAGTGGACCTTCCGGCCTGCGGTAGGTAACGGAGTCCCCGTAGCGACGGACACTCTGGTGAAAGTGAACTCCGCGATCCTGTGA
- the acpS gene encoding holo-ACP synthase has protein sequence MIVGTGTDLTEIDRIASSVERFGERFLQRIYTPGELRYCMRKRNSAESLAARFAAKEAGAKALGTGIAKGVSWLEIEVTHLPGGRPTLLLHGRAAERALSMGVTALHLSLSHSREMAIATVILER, from the coding sequence GTGATCGTAGGAACGGGGACTGACCTGACGGAGATCGACCGGATCGCCAGTTCCGTGGAGCGCTTTGGGGAGCGCTTCCTTCAGCGGATATACACCCCCGGAGAGTTGCGTTATTGCATGCGCAAAAGGAACAGCGCAGAGAGCTTAGCGGCCCGGTTCGCCGCCAAGGAAGCGGGCGCCAAGGCACTGGGGACCGGTATCGCCAAGGGCGTCAGCTGGTTAGAGATCGAGGTGACGCATCTGCCCGGCGGCCGGCCGACGCTGCTGCTCCATGGACGCGCGGCTGAGAGGGCGTTATCTATGGGTGTAACGGCATTGCACCTGAGTCTTTCGCACAGCCGGGAGATGGCGATTGCGACCGTCATCCTCGAGAGGTGA
- a CDS encoding ferritin-like domain-containing protein, whose translation MAALDQTTPTATPDQTPVGGYNRRRFLTAAGVAGAVAATASVIGCSDATTPYVDAATQPEIDVLNFALNLEFLEATFYSYIVTGKDLDSSLTGGGPAPTGAPAQITFPNAQINDLFAEIYFDEYSHVAALRTALGELAIARPQLNLAALATINASNYLQVARLFEDVGVTAYAGAAAGLSGNNLTAAAQILAVEGFHAGALRLLAIQQNAAYPSTLAGYVPVDGFDVKPADPGTVALAEAGPTTAKGGFFATAANGTPGQTNAYLGFAFKRTASQVLAILYGNSTTGTAKGAFFPNGVNGNITTV comes from the coding sequence ATGGCCGCACTTGACCAGACGACACCGACCGCCACGCCCGACCAGACGCCCGTAGGCGGCTACAACCGCCGCCGCTTCCTGACGGCTGCGGGTGTTGCTGGAGCGGTGGCCGCAACAGCCAGCGTCATCGGCTGCAGCGACGCGACCACTCCCTATGTCGACGCAGCGACGCAACCGGAGATCGACGTTCTGAACTTCGCCCTGAACCTGGAATTTCTGGAGGCGACCTTCTACAGCTACATCGTCACGGGCAAAGACCTGGACAGCAGCCTGACCGGCGGCGGCCCCGCACCCACGGGCGCACCGGCGCAGATCACCTTTCCCAACGCGCAGATCAACGACCTGTTTGCCGAGATTTATTTCGACGAGTATTCGCACGTCGCCGCGCTTCGGACCGCGTTGGGCGAGCTTGCCATAGCGCGGCCGCAGCTTAACCTGGCGGCACTGGCTACCATTAATGCCTCGAACTATCTGCAGGTTGCACGCCTGTTCGAGGATGTGGGTGTTACGGCCTATGCCGGCGCGGCTGCCGGCCTGAGCGGCAACAATCTCACGGCCGCCGCGCAGATCCTGGCCGTGGAAGGCTTCCACGCGGGTGCGCTCCGGCTGCTCGCAATTCAGCAGAACGCGGCCTATCCCAGCACGCTTGCCGGCTATGTTCCGGTGGACGGCTTTGACGTGAAGCCAGCCGATCCCGGCACTGTGGCACTCGCCGAAGCCGGCCCCACGACCGCCAAGGGAGGCTTCTTCGCGACAGCCGCCAACGGAACGCCCGGTCAGACGAATGCCTACCTGGGGTTCGCATTCAAGCGCACTGCCTCGCAGGTCCTGGCAATTCTCTACGGCAACAGCACCACCGGCACCGCCAAGGGAGCATTCTTCCCGAATGGTGTGAACGGAAACATTACAACCGTTTAG
- a CDS encoding ABC transporter ATP-binding protein has protein sequence MPPIIVARQLGKTYRSGKIETHALRDATFSVEPGEFIAIVGPSGSGKSTLFYLLGGLTRATGGSVLIDGVDFSSLSDADRTRRRGEKIGFVFQRFNLLPTLSARGNIELAHQIAETGKPLDQALLQRLAELLRIENRLDNRPSELSGGEQQRVAIARALITHPAIILADEPTGNLDTENSDTVLEMLRHASKELGQTVLMITHNPEAAAIADRILYVRDGRLHDTPPPPRAAKKPLISSMLAG, from the coding sequence ATGCCGCCCATCATCGTTGCACGCCAACTCGGCAAGACCTACCGCTCCGGCAAGATTGAAACTCACGCTCTCCGCGACGCGACCTTCTCCGTGGAACCGGGCGAGTTCATCGCCATCGTAGGGCCCTCGGGCTCCGGCAAATCGACGCTCTTCTATCTGCTGGGCGGCCTGACGCGCGCCACCGGCGGATCTGTCCTCATCGATGGAGTCGACTTTAGTTCGCTCTCCGACGCGGATCGCACGCGTCGCCGCGGCGAGAAGATCGGCTTTGTCTTCCAGCGCTTTAATCTGCTGCCCACGCTCTCTGCCCGCGGCAATATCGAGCTGGCACACCAGATAGCAGAAACCGGCAAGCCGCTCGATCAGGCCCTTCTACAGCGGCTGGCGGAGTTGTTACGCATCGAGAATCGTCTGGACAACCGTCCGAGCGAACTCTCCGGTGGCGAGCAGCAGCGAGTCGCCATTGCGCGCGCGCTGATCACACATCCTGCCATCATCCTTGCGGACGAGCCCACCGGCAACCTGGACACGGAGAACTCCGATACGGTCCTCGAGATGCTGCGCCATGCTTCGAAAGAGCTGGGTCAGACGGTACTGATGATTACGCACAATCCCGAGGCTGCAGCCATCGCCGATCGCATTCTTTACGTGCGCGACGGCCGGCTCCATGACACTCCTCCGCCGCCGCGTGCCGCGAAGAAGCCACTCATCAGCAGCATGCTCGCTGGCTAG
- the rsmD gene encoding 16S rRNA (guanine(966)-N(2))-methyltransferase RsmD codes for MRVIAGTYRSRPLVAPRGMDTRPTSDRLRETLFNVVATRVPGARFADLYAGSGAVGIEAISRGAAEVFFAEKSPAALAAIRANLRTLKVPGGYQIEGSGTAGLLKWLSGKPLDIVYLDPPYDDAEEYRRTLTTLGAPANNLLAADAVVIAEHTRKHPLLDEYGALRRTRTRLQGDAALSFYSVPEVEPEPLPDIV; via the coding sequence ATGCGCGTCATTGCAGGCACCTATCGTTCCCGTCCTCTTGTAGCGCCGCGCGGCATGGACACACGGCCCACCAGCGACCGATTGCGCGAGACGCTTTTCAATGTCGTCGCGACCCGGGTTCCGGGAGCGCGATTCGCTGATTTGTACGCGGGCTCGGGGGCTGTCGGCATTGAGGCTATCTCTCGCGGTGCAGCGGAGGTCTTCTTTGCGGAAAAGAGTCCTGCAGCACTGGCAGCTATCCGCGCGAATCTGCGGACACTGAAGGTTCCGGGCGGTTATCAGATTGAGGGCAGCGGGACGGCCGGCCTGCTGAAGTGGTTGTCGGGCAAGCCGCTGGACATCGTCTATCTCGACCCGCCGTACGACGACGCGGAGGAGTATCGCCGAACGCTGACGACCCTGGGCGCGCCCGCAAACAACCTGCTCGCTGCGGATGCCGTAGTGATCGCAGAGCACACACGGAAGCATCCGCTGCTCGATGAGTATGGGGCGCTGCGAAGGACGCGGACGCGACTACAGGGCGATGCGGCTCTGTCGTTCTACTCCGTGCCGGAGGTTGAGCCGGAGCCCTTGCCGGACATCGTTTAA
- a CDS encoding bestrophin family protein produces MIVPRGPQIRHLISYVGLPLLTLFLYDLAIVFLFKVLHWNWVALPHIPLALFGSAIGLIVAFRNNSSYARWWEARTIWGGIVNNSRAWTRQVLTAIAPQKPADAEAVRTMQCRMVHLQIAWVHALRQQLRGLPPLDELHGLLEEEDLVTLKQQKSIPLTISIWQSNLVREALEKDWIDSLQWSALDRSLEDLGDLQGGSERIKNTPMPKQYDYYPQLFVKIYCLLLPLGLVQSMGWFTPLGSTLVGFIFLALDKIGRDLEDPFENTIYDIPLSSMSRTIEINLRQALGERSLPEPLQPVQGVLW; encoded by the coding sequence ATGATCGTGCCACGCGGACCACAGATCCGCCACCTGATCAGCTACGTTGGCCTGCCACTCTTGACGCTCTTCCTTTACGACCTCGCGATCGTTTTTCTGTTCAAGGTCCTGCACTGGAACTGGGTGGCATTGCCACATATTCCACTCGCTCTCTTTGGATCGGCAATCGGCCTGATCGTGGCCTTCCGAAACAACAGCAGCTACGCCCGTTGGTGGGAGGCCCGGACGATCTGGGGTGGCATCGTGAACAACTCACGCGCCTGGACGCGCCAGGTGCTGACTGCGATTGCGCCGCAGAAGCCTGCAGATGCTGAGGCGGTGCGGACGATGCAGTGCCGCATGGTGCACCTGCAGATTGCCTGGGTCCACGCGCTGCGCCAGCAACTGCGTGGCCTGCCTCCGCTGGACGAGTTGCATGGTCTGCTCGAAGAGGAAGACCTGGTCACCCTGAAGCAGCAAAAGAGCATTCCGCTTACGATCAGCATTTGGCAGAGCAACCTGGTACGCGAGGCCCTGGAAAAGGACTGGATCGACAGTCTGCAGTGGTCCGCGCTCGACCGGTCGTTGGAAGATCTTGGGGATCTGCAGGGAGGCTCGGAACGCATCAAGAACACGCCGATGCCAAAGCAGTACGACTATTACCCGCAGCTCTTTGTGAAGATCTACTGCCTTCTGCTCCCACTGGGACTGGTGCAAAGCATGGGCTGGTTCACGCCGCTTGGATCGACTCTCGTCGGTTTCATCTTCCTTGCGCTGGACAAGATCGGCCGCGATCTTGAGGACCCGTTTGAGAACACTATCTACGACATTCCGTTGAGTTCGATGTCGCGAACCATTGAAATCAACCTGCGCCAGGCGCTGGGAGAACGTTCGCTGCCGGAGCCGTTGCAGCCGGTGCAGGGCGTTCTCTGGTAG
- a CDS encoding M23 family metallopeptidase — protein sequence MKNKKSFYVVLVSRDEDGSLRRVPVPLKFAWAFVGAAVIGLFTVAGLAGSYSRMLLKTQRFNQLRSEHNTLLGDYAKLEKREHEKEVQAASLGALASEVSALYGITAKGIVSGTQGGVALLGKSLHRSSGPQPVTGVIAETTSDTNFSNASYYKSLQNFYALRNTAMDGTATRALASNTFGGASLGGLELPAGLGVGGNLPTLWPVMGSVSSPFGGRGDPLSAGEGEFHKGVDISAAYGTPIHATADGMVEMAGIGNGYGKEVVIDHGGGVKTAYAHMSGFHVSPGEQVVRGQVIGYVGMTGRTTGAHVHYEVRLRNVAVNPHKYLRSTSTDVQLASR from the coding sequence TTGAAGAACAAGAAAAGTTTTTATGTGGTCCTGGTGTCGCGTGATGAGGATGGCTCTCTCCGCCGTGTGCCGGTGCCACTAAAATTCGCGTGGGCGTTCGTGGGCGCCGCGGTCATCGGCCTCTTCACGGTCGCCGGCCTGGCCGGATCCTACTCGCGGATGCTGCTTAAAACGCAGCGTTTCAACCAGCTACGGAGCGAGCACAACACGCTTCTAGGCGACTACGCCAAGCTTGAGAAACGTGAGCATGAGAAGGAAGTCCAGGCGGCATCCCTGGGTGCATTGGCCAGCGAGGTTTCTGCGCTGTATGGCATCACGGCAAAGGGGATCGTCAGCGGAACGCAGGGTGGGGTCGCGCTCCTCGGCAAGAGCCTGCACCGCTCTTCCGGGCCGCAGCCGGTGACGGGTGTCATCGCCGAGACCACTTCGGACACAAATTTCTCAAACGCGAGCTACTACAAGTCTCTGCAGAATTTCTATGCTCTGCGCAACACTGCGATGGACGGAACGGCGACGCGCGCTCTCGCGAGCAACACGTTCGGCGGCGCGTCGCTGGGTGGGTTGGAACTCCCGGCGGGCCTGGGTGTGGGTGGAAATCTCCCGACGCTTTGGCCGGTGATGGGTTCGGTCTCTTCACCGTTTGGCGGCCGTGGAGACCCACTGAGTGCCGGTGAAGGGGAATTCCACAAGGGAGTCGATATCTCCGCGGCTTACGGAACGCCGATTCATGCGACCGCCGATGGTATGGTCGAGATGGCCGGCATCGGGAATGGTTACGGTAAGGAAGTGGTTATCGACCACGGCGGCGGAGTGAAAACTGCGTACGCTCACATGTCCGGCTTCCACGTCTCCCCCGGCGAGCAGGTAGTACGTGGACAGGTTATTGGCTACGTGGGTATGACGGGGCGCACGACGGGGGCGCATGTGCATTACGAGGTGCGTCTACGGAACGTCGCAGTCAATCCGCACAAATACCTGCGCTCGACTTCCACGGACGTTCAGCTCGCCAGCCGATAG
- a CDS encoding acetylxylan esterase produces the protein MSHKLLLSALALCATLSSAAQNTPAQSTQQTAPATPAATAPATPQPVSKTPPNAPEDVAGIPVNYDESKVGTYTLPDPLVMSDGSPVTTTKQWETNRRPEIVRLFETQQFGIAPGKPAALSFDVFDAGTPALNGKAIRKQVMIWFNKEKTGPHIQLLEYIPAAKFAAHKPAPMLLSINFGVVQNAAADPGIKPEQVWDPKTNTRVDAASGHNFGKLNTDALLDAGIGIATFYYGNVDPDYVGGFSNGIRATNLKSQAERPGDAWGTIAAWSWGMSRVQDYFETDKAVDARRVAVHGVSRLGKTALWAGAHDQRFAAVIESCSGEGGAALSRRNYGETIAHMTAPSRYPYQFAANWAKYSGFPDTAPMDANLLVALVAPRPLLLQTGDTDFWSDPKGEFLAAVSAGPVWKLYGKQDLGTTTMPQAKEAILHDVAYEMHDGGHGMVPGDWNVYVEFLKMHLHPER, from the coding sequence GTGTCTCACAAGCTCCTCCTCTCCGCCCTCGCGCTCTGCGCCACGTTGTCTTCCGCAGCCCAGAACACGCCCGCACAAAGTACACAGCAGACAGCACCAGCCACACCCGCCGCGACTGCCCCCGCGACGCCGCAGCCCGTCTCCAAGACACCACCAAATGCACCGGAAGACGTCGCCGGCATTCCGGTGAACTACGACGAGAGCAAGGTCGGCACGTATACGCTGCCCGATCCTCTCGTGATGTCGGACGGCTCGCCTGTGACAACGACGAAGCAGTGGGAGACGAATCGCCGTCCTGAGATCGTGCGGCTCTTCGAGACGCAGCAGTTTGGCATCGCACCCGGCAAGCCGGCCGCTCTCAGTTTCGACGTCTTCGACGCAGGCACCCCCGCGCTGAACGGCAAGGCCATTCGCAAGCAGGTGATGATCTGGTTCAACAAGGAAAAGACCGGTCCGCACATCCAGTTACTGGAATACATCCCTGCCGCAAAGTTTGCGGCGCACAAGCCCGCGCCTATGCTCCTGAGCATCAACTTCGGCGTGGTGCAGAATGCTGCGGCCGACCCCGGCATCAAGCCCGAGCAGGTGTGGGATCCGAAGACAAACACGCGCGTCGATGCTGCAAGCGGCCATAATTTTGGGAAGCTGAACACAGACGCTCTGTTGGACGCCGGCATCGGCATCGCCACCTTCTACTACGGTAACGTAGACCCGGACTACGTCGGCGGCTTCTCCAACGGCATTCGCGCAACCAATCTGAAGAGCCAGGCCGAGCGCCCGGGCGACGCATGGGGCACCATCGCCGCATGGTCGTGGGGCATGAGTCGCGTGCAGGACTACTTCGAGACGGACAAAGCCGTCGATGCCAGGCGCGTTGCGGTCCACGGTGTCTCACGCCTGGGTAAGACCGCGCTTTGGGCAGGCGCGCACGACCAGCGCTTCGCTGCCGTCATTGAGAGCTGCAGCGGTGAGGGCGGAGCCGCGCTCAGCCGTCGCAACTATGGTGAGACCATCGCGCACATGACCGCGCCCAGCCGCTACCCGTACCAGTTTGCCGCCAACTGGGCGAAGTACAGCGGCTTCCCCGACACCGCGCCCATGGATGCCAATCTGCTGGTCGCTCTCGTCGCGCCACGCCCGCTGCTGCTGCAGACAGGAGATACCGACTTCTGGTCCGACCCGAAGGGCGAGTTCCTGGCTGCGGTCTCCGCTGGTCCGGTCTGGAAGCTTTACGGCAAGCAGGATCTGGGCACCACAACCATGCCGCAGGCGAAGGAAGCCATCCTGCACGACGTTGCTTACGAGATGCACGACGGCGGTCACGGCATGGTGCCTGGCGACTGGAACGTGTACGTGGAGTTTCTAAAGATGCACCTGCATCCGGAGCGGTAG
- the thiL gene encoding thiamine-phosphate kinase → MANTGELALIQHIRQRAARRGGTVRLGIGDDCAVLRPPAGQDLLITTDFSLEGRHFRRDWHSANSAGHRCLARGLSDLAAMGAKPMAAFLSLALPAGLTRNAAGRRWVDDFFAGLMKLADATGTPLAGGDTATAPGDAVLADIVLLGSAPRGSEMRRSGANAGDALYVTGSLGGSSAELAALCATPNRFRRAIADGSHPHLFPAPRLVAGQRLRHVATAAIDLSDGLSTDLHHLCDESGVGAIVDAALLPIHPLALKSASPLGAALNGGEDYELLFTAPAASRMPKLIGGVAITRIGQMTRDSKILLIHEGKNKPLPAGGWEHRI, encoded by the coding sequence GTGGCAAACACAGGCGAACTGGCCCTGATCCAGCACATCCGCCAGCGCGCGGCGCGGCGCGGCGGCACTGTCCGACTGGGCATCGGCGATGACTGCGCCGTATTGCGCCCGCCCGCGGGTCAAGACCTGCTCATAACGACAGATTTTTCGCTGGAAGGCCGGCACTTCCGGCGCGACTGGCACTCGGCCAACTCAGCCGGGCATCGCTGCCTGGCGCGCGGCCTTAGCGACCTGGCAGCCATGGGCGCGAAGCCAATGGCTGCGTTTCTCTCACTTGCGCTGCCAGCGGGCCTGACCAGAAACGCCGCCGGACGCAGATGGGTCGACGACTTCTTTGCAGGCCTCATGAAACTGGCCGACGCCACCGGCACGCCGCTGGCGGGGGGAGACACCGCAACCGCCCCGGGGGATGCGGTGCTGGCCGACATCGTCCTTCTCGGGTCCGCGCCGCGTGGCAGCGAGATGCGGAGAAGCGGCGCCAACGCAGGCGACGCGCTTTATGTCACCGGCTCGCTGGGTGGCTCATCCGCCGAACTTGCAGCACTCTGTGCGACACCGAATCGCTTCCGCCGTGCAATCGCCGACGGCTCGCATCCCCACCTCTTCCCCGCGCCGAGGCTCGTCGCCGGACAGCGATTGCGACACGTTGCCACCGCTGCCATCGACCTCAGCGACGGACTCTCGACGGATCTCCATCACCTCTGCGACGAATCCGGCGTGGGAGCCATCGTGGACGCGGCCCTGCTGCCAATCCATCCGCTTGCTCTGAAGTCTGCATCCCCATTGGGCGCAGCCCTGAACGGCGGCGAAGACTACGAACTCCTGTTTACCGCACCCGCCGCTTCCCGCATGCCGAAGCTGATCGGCGGCGTCGCCATCACACGCATCGGCCAGATGACACGCGACAGCAAAATCCTTCTGATCCATGAGGGAAAGAACAAACCGCTGCCCGCAGGCGGTTGGGAGCACCGCATATGA
- a CDS encoding carbonic anhydrase, with protein sequence MAEKNDHTLDKLREGILQFQRETYPARQAEYEYAATHPQKPHTLLITCADSRIDPEALTASSPGEIFVARNVGNMVPAYGEMMGGVSAVIEYAIDALQVSHAVVCGHTDCGAMKGILADAGSLDAMPTVKSWLRNADAAKRVASTVDDGPTSLKTMTEQNVLLQMQHLRTHPSVAGALARGALSISGWVYDIASGDVRIFDEAENKFVSVRDTATAPVNQEKLA encoded by the coding sequence ATGGCCGAGAAGAACGACCACACCCTGGACAAACTCAGAGAGGGCATCCTGCAATTTCAGCGTGAGACTTATCCCGCGCGGCAGGCTGAATACGAGTACGCGGCGACACATCCGCAGAAACCCCACACGCTGCTGATCACCTGCGCAGATTCGCGCATCGATCCGGAAGCGTTGACTGCAAGCAGCCCCGGAGAGATCTTCGTGGCGCGGAACGTGGGCAACATGGTGCCCGCGTATGGCGAGATGATGGGCGGCGTCAGCGCCGTGATTGAGTACGCGATCGACGCACTACAGGTGAGTCATGCCGTCGTCTGCGGACATACGGACTGCGGTGCCATGAAGGGCATCCTGGCCGACGCCGGCAGTCTGGATGCCATGCCCACCGTCAAGAGCTGGCTGCGCAATGCAGATGCTGCAAAGCGCGTTGCGTCCACCGTGGATGATGGTCCGACCTCCCTGAAAACCATGACAGAGCAGAACGTCCTGCTGCAGATGCAGCACCTGCGCACTCATCCTTCGGTCGCTGGTGCGCTTGCTCGCGGAGCCCTCTCGATCTCCGGCTGGGTTTATGACATTGCGAGCGGCGACGTTCGTATTTTTGATGAGGCGGAAAACAAGTTTGTCTCTGTACGCGATACCGCGACAGCACCTGTGAATCAGGAGAAGCTAGCATGA